One window from the genome of Salvia splendens isolate huo1 chromosome 9, SspV2, whole genome shotgun sequence encodes:
- the LOC121747112 gene encoding GATA transcription factor 8-like produces MEPELIDEIDCGNFFDQMDDLIDFPPDSECGDANLVSSSDCKDFPSWEEALHGCDTLFSGSHDSSASDLAAELSVPYEDIVQLEWLSTFVEDSFSGGGLTVSKENLRASNDSPHSQFQSLSPVSVVESSSCSSSSSSGGKVMPLSPCHRGPQRARSKRPRPATFNPRPAIQLISPASSYQENPPVASALHGGVSSESNNFAESWPVKKSKKIKITPPANPTARNQDPPPVRKCLHCEITKTPQWRAGPMGPKTLCNACGVRYKSGRLFPEYRPAASPTFVLSLHSNSHKKVTEMRCKAETRSAAAAPDTSV; encoded by the exons ATGGAGCCAGAGTTGATAGACGAAATCGATTGTGGAAACTTCTTTGACCAAATGGATGATTTGATTGACTTTCCCCCGGACAGTGAGTGTGGTGATGCTAACTTAGTTAGCTCCAGTGACTGCAAGGATTTCCCCTCGTGGGAAGAGGCGTTGCATGGCTGCGACACCCTCTTCTCCGGCAGCCATGACAGCTCTGCCTCCGACCTTGCTGCTGAGCTCTCTGTTCCG TATGAGGATATAGTACAACTGGAGTGGCTTTCGACCTTTGTGGAGGATTCGTTTTCAGGCGGGGGGCTGACAGTCAGCAAAGAGAATCTGCGTGCCAGCAACGACTCACCACATAGCCAATTCCAAAGCTTGAGTCCAGTTTCAGTAGTCGAGAGCAGCAGCTGCAGCAGCAGTTCCTCCTCCGGGGGGAAGGTGATGCCTCTCAGCCCCTGCCATCGCGGGCCCCAACGTGCACGCAGCAAGCGACCTCGGCCAGCAACTTTCAACCCTCGACCAGCAATTCAGCTCATCTCCCCCGCATCCTCTTATCAGGAAAACCCCCCCGTTGCTTCTGCCCTCCACGGCGGGGTTTCATCGGAATCAAACAACTTTGCTGAGTCGTGGCCTGTGAAGAAGAGCAAGAAAATCAAGATAACGCCTCCTGCAAATCCGACAGCAAGGAATCAAGACCCTCCTCCAGTCCGGAAATGCTTGCATTGCGAGATAACAAAGACTCCGCAGTGGAGGGCGGGGCCCATGGGCCCAAAGACGCTGTGCAATGCTTGTGGCGTTCGTTACAAGTCTGGGAGGCTGTTCCCTGAATACCGCCCTGCTGCTAGTCCAACCTTCGTCCTGTCTCTGCACTCAAACTCGCACAAGAAGGTGACCGAGATGAGATGCAAGGCTGAGACCAGAAGCGCAGCAGCTGCACCCGACACTTCAGTGTAG
- the LOC121746749 gene encoding auxin response factor 18-like — protein sequence MINVMHSLSKPMNQMESCLDPQLWHACAGGMAQIPPPNSKVNYFPQGHAEHANENVDFLKCPRIAPLMLCRVESIKYLADSESDEVFAKIRLVPLLGNESGVCDDVGRVDGNEEREKTNSFAKTLTQSDANNGGGFSVPRYCAETIFPRLDYSAEPPVQTILVKDVHGAVWKFRHIYRGTPRRHLLTTGWSNFVNHKKLVAGDSIVFLRADNGELCVGIRRAKRGIGGGAEVSSGWNTGIPALQGGFSGFLGESVGLCRRRGGGELVLKDRGNVKAEVVVEAASVAANGQPFEVVYYPRAGSPEFVVRESAVRAAMRVQWCSGMRFKMAFETEDSSRISWFMGTISSVQVDDPIHWPHSPWRLLQVVWDEPDLLQNVKRVNPWLVELVSNMAAGHGFSRFSPPRKRPRLPLPTEFQLPMGTLVTNPFSPSSPLCCLPDHIPAGVQGARHARSEKLQPFDFKLLDYTAQFPRLLASYPLQNPNCDASLKMGSSPYEVKKSNEAKTPMFLLFGHPILTAEQISQSHSADTEGNISDGNQENTANASNASGSAVIQNFPPEASSDGEFPGFDDQTPDF from the exons ATGATTAACGTGATGCATTCATTGAGCAAGCCCATGAATCAAATGGAAAGTTGCTTGGATCCTCAGCTATGGCATGCCTGTGCCGGTGGGATGGCTCAAATCCCTCCACCGAATTCCAAGGTCAATTATTTCCCTCAAGGGCACGCCGAACACGCCAATGAGAATGTTGATTTTCTGAAATGCCCAAGAATTGCACCTCTTATGCTGTGTAGAGTAGAATCTATTAAGTACTTGGCTGATTCTGAGAGTGATGAGGTTTTTGCTAAAATCAGATTAGTGCCTCTGTTAGGGAATGAATCTGGTGTGTGTGATGATGTGGGAAGGGTTGATGGGaatgaggagagagagaaaaccAATTCATTTGCAAAGACATTGACTCAGTCTGATGCAAACAATGGGGGTGGTTTCTCTGTTCCTAGGTATTGTGCTGAGACCATATTTCCTAGGTTGGATTACTCTGCTGAGCCCCCTGTTCAGACAATCTTGGTTAAGGATGTTCACGGGGCTGTTTGGAAGTTTAGGCACATCTATAGGGGGACTCCCCGGCGCCACCTTCTCACCACCGGTTGGAGCAATTTTGTGAACCATAAGAAGCTCGTGGCCGGGGATTCAATCGTGTTCTTGAGGGCTGATAATGGGGAGTTATGTGTTGGGATCCGCAGGGCCAAAAGGGGCATCGGTGGTGGAGCTGAGGTCTCGAGTGGATGGAACACGGGGATCCCGGCCTTGCAAGGGGGATTCTCGGGTTTTCTTGGTGAGAGCGTGGGTTTATGCAGGAGAAGGGGTGGGGGTGAGTTGGTGTTGAAGGATAGGGGTAATGTGAAGGCTGAGGTTGTTGTTGAGGCAGCTAGTGTTGCTGCTAATGGCCAGCCTTTTGAGGTTGTTTACTATCCTCGTGCTGGCTCACCGGAGTTTGTGGTTAGGGAGTCGGCTGTTAGGGCTGCAATGAGGGTGCAGTGGTGCTCGGGGATGAGGTTTAAGATGGCCTTTGAGACGGAGGATTCGTCTAGGATCAGCTGGTTCATGGGAACCATTTCCTCTGTTCAAGTTGATGATCCAATTCATTGGCCTCATTCTCCTTGGAGACTTCTTCAG GTGGTTTGGGATGAACCTGATTTACTACAAAATGTGAAGAGAGTGAATCCTTGGTTGGTTGAATTGGTGTCGAATATGGCAGCAGGCCACGGCTTCTCCCGGTTCTCTCCACCAAGGAAGAGGCCGCGGCTGCCTCTGCCAACGGAGTTCCAACTCCCGATGGGGACACTCGTTACCAACCCCTTTAGCCCTAGCAGCCCCTTGTGTTGTCTACCGGACCACATTCCTGCAGGCGTACAGGGAGCCAGGCATGCTCGATCCGAGAAACTGCAGCCGTTTGATTTCAAGCTGCTCGACTACACTGCTCAATTTCCTAGACTGCTCGCCAGCTACCCTCTCCAAAATCCCAACTGTGATGCCTCACTGAAAATGGGTAGTTCTCCATATGAGGTGAAGAAAAGCAACGAGGCCAAGACACCAATGTTTCTTCTGTTTGGTCATCCGATTCTGACTGCAGAGCAAATCTCCCAGAGCCACTCTGCAGACACAGAAGGCAACATCTCAGATGGAAATCAAGAAAACACAGCAAATGCATCCAACGCCTCGGGTTCGGCTGTCATTCAGAATTTTCCACCGGAGGCCTCATCGGATGGAGAGTTCCCGGGATTCGACGACCAAACGCCCGATTTTTGA